From the Halobellus litoreus genome, the window TCGTGACGCTCGCGACCAACGAGCGAGGGTTGGGAACCGTCCTCTACAGAGCGAAAGGCGAGGACGCCGTCGAGATCGACACGCACGTCGGCAGTCAGCTTTCGCTGCACAACTCGGCCCTCGGGAAGGCGATACTCGGCCACCTCCCCCGATCGCGCGTCGAGGAGATCGTCGCCGAGCGGGGGCTCCCGGCGACGACTGACAACACGATCACCGACGAAGACGTCCTCTACGACGAACTCGACGACATCGCGGAGCGAGGGTGGGCGTTCGACGACGAGGAGAACTGGCGCGGACTGCGTTGCGTCGGCGCGCCCATCCTCACCGACGATGGCGTCGTGAAGGGCGCGATCAGCCTCTCCGTACCGAAGAGTCAGCTCGCAACGGCGGAAGACCGCCAGCAGTACGTCGACGCGATCAAGAACACGGCGAACCTCATCGAGCTCCGAATCACCTACTCCTGACCGACCCGCGTCACGACGCTCTCGGACAGACGCTAGCAAAATAACAAACGTACGTATGTTATATTGAAGCAGTTCATCGCAGTTTCATCCGATATATGCGGAAGACCCGATCTCTCCGTGTACTCCGCGCAGTCCGCTAATCCACACTCTCGAACGGCGAGTAGAATCTACCGACGGCGGGTACGGCGTGACCTCGGAAAAATCGATGCACCGCTCGAGGCCCAAGTCGGCATCGCACGGCGTTCACGCCGGGACGTCACCGTGTCGGAGTCGTCGCGAGATACGTCCGTGTCGTCTCACTCCCGCAACGTCTCCGTTTGACAATGTGGAATCGAGTCCGCCGCTATCGGGAGTCGATGTCGAGCGCCCGGACGAGCAGTTCGACGGGATGCGGTGGGTGCTCGGAGACGAGCGCGCTGTCGCCGATCTGGCTCCGGCAGGAACCACCGGGGGCGACCACCTGCGTGGCCTCGCTGGCTCGGATCTTCTCGAACAGCAGTTCGGCGATCGACGTGGAGACGTCGTAGTGTTCGGCCTCGTATCCGAAACTGCCGGCCATCCCGCAGCAGCCGGAGTCGAGCGGATCGACGTCGTAGCCCGCCCGCCTGAGAACGCCGACGGCGTGGTGGTCCTTCCCCGCGGCGTGCTGGTGGCAGTGACCGTGGTAGGCGAGCGCGTCCGCTTCCAGTCCCTCTCGAACCGGCAACTCCTCGACGAGTCGATGGACATCGAGGTACTCGCAGACGCCGTAGGAGTGACCGGCGACCCGCTCGGCGGCGTCCGTGGCCAGGAGGTCCGTGTACTCGTCCTGGAAGACCACGGCGTCGCTCGGTTCGACCGCGACGACCTCCCACCCGTCGTCGAGGTAGTCGGTGAACGCGTCGACGTTCGTGCGGGCGCGGTCGGCCGCGCGGTCGAGCAGGCCGACCGAGTAGGCCGCCCGCCCGCTGGGAGCGAGGTCGTCGGGGACGTGAACGTGGACCCCGGCGGCTTCGAGGACGCGAACGGCCGCCTTCCCGGGTTCGGGGTAGCTGTAGTTCGTGTACGTGTCCGGGAACAAGAGGACCTTGCGGTCGGCCTCCGCCGCCGAGACGGCCGAGTCGCGTCGCCGGAACCACTCGACGAGCGACTCCTCGGCGAACGGCGGGAGCGAGCGCTCGGGGGCGATCCCGAAGACCCGTTCCATCACGACGTCCGACCCGGGAAGCTCCATCGCCCAGTTCGAGAGCGGCGCGAGCCGCGAGCCCCACTTCGAGGCCGCGTCGATGTTCCCGAACAGCTTCGAGCGCAGCCCCGATCCCTCCTCCTCGTGGTATTGGTGCTTGAGTTCGGCCTTGAGCTTCGCCATATCGACGCCGGTCGGACAGTCCGATTTGCAGCCCTTGCAGCCGACGCAGAGATCGAGGACGTCCTCCTGGAAGTCCGCTGACCGCAGGCGCTCTTCGGGAATCTCGCCGCTTATTGCTGCCCGGAGCATATTCGCGCGTCCCCGCGTCGTCGCCAGTTCGTCGTCGGTGGCGCGGTAGGTCGGACACATCACGTCGGTGTCCTGCTGGCGACACGTCCCGCAGCCGTTGCACAGTTCGACGAGGTGAGAGAAGCCGCCCTCCTCGGAGAAGTCGAGTTTCGTCTGCGGTTCGATCGAGGAGTACGCCGCCCCGTAGCGGAGGTGCTCTCGCATATCCGTCGGGTCGTCGTCGCGGTAGACGACCTTCCCCGGGTTCATCCGCCAGTCGGGGTCGAACGCCGTTTTGAGCTCTTGGAACGCCGTCCAGAGCTGTTCGCCGTACATCTTCGGGTTGAACTCGGTCCGCGCGAGCCCGTCGCCGTGCTCGCCGGAGAACGCGCCGTGGTGTTCGACGACGATGTCGGTGACGTCGTCGGTGATCGAGCGCATCGTCTGGACGCCCTCGTCTTCCTTCAGCGAGAGAATCGGCCGGATGTGCAGCGTGCCGCTCCCGGCGTGCGCGAAGTACGCCGCGGAGGTCCCGTGGTCGTCGAGGATGTCCATGAACTTCTGCGTGTACTCGGCGAGTTCCGCCGGCGGGACGGTCGCGTCCTCGATGAACGGGTACGGCTTCGGGTCGCCTTCGAGGCTCATCAGGAGCGGAATCGCCGCCTTCCGGAGCTTCCAGAGGTCCGCCTGCGACTCGTCGGTGTAGGCCTCGATGACGTCGAAGGCGTCGCCGCCGTCGACGAATCGGTCGGTGACCTCGGCGATCGCCGCCCCGAAGTCGTCGACGAGTTCGGAGTCGAACTCGATCATCAGCGCCGCGGCCGTGCCTTCCGGAATCGGTTCCTCGTAGCGGGCGTACTGCTCGGATTCCCTGGCGAGCCGGAACACCTCCGCGTCCATCAACTCGACGGCGCTCACGTCGTGTTCGAGGGCCCTGGGCACGGCCTCGAGCGCGTCGATCAGGTCGTCGAAGCAGTACAGCGCCAGCGCCGTCTCCTCTGGCTTCGTGACGAGCGACAGTTCGGCCTCGACGACGACGCCGAGCGTCGACTCGGCCCCGACGAAGAGCTTCGAGAGGTTGATGACCTCGTCGCCGGCGTCGTTCTCGTAGATCACCTTGTCGAGGTTGTACCCCGAGACGTTCCGCTTCAGGTCGGGGTAGCGGGCGTCGATCTCCGCGTCGTTCTCCTCGACCATCCGGCGGACCGTGCGATGCAGTTCGGCCTCGCGCGTGTCGCGGGCGAGGAGTTCCTTCCACTCCGGCCCGTCCAGGACGACCTCTCTCGTTTCGATCAGGCTGCCGTCGGCGAGGACGACCGTCAGCCGCTCGGTGTACGCGTCGGTGATCCCGTATCTGACCGAGTGCGCGCCCGTGGAGTTGTTGCCGATCCCGCCGCCGACCGTCGCCCGGTTCGACGACGCCGGGTCGGGCGCGAACTTCAGCCCGTCCTCGGCCAGGCGCGCGTCGAGGTGGTCCTGGACGACGCCCGGCTGGACCACCGCCCGCTGCTCCTCGGGCCGGACGTCGAGGATGTCGTCCATATGCGTCGAGACGTCGACGACCAGACAGCCGGGACCGACCGCCTGTCCGCCGAGCGACGAGCCGGTCCCGCGGGCGATGACCGGGACGTCGTGGTCGGCGGCGGTCGCGACTGCGGCCCGGACGTCGTCGACGTGTTTCGGCTCGACGACGCCCGCGGGGCGGGCCTGGTAGATGCTGCCGTCGGTCGCGTAAAGGACCTGTGCGTACTCGTCGAAGCGCACTGCGCCGTCGACTGCCGCCCGGAGGTCCGCAGCCAACGCCGCGTACTCCGCTCCCTCGTCCCTAGGTGACGGAGGCGCGGCTGCACCGTCGGTTTTCGGGACGGTCTTTTGTGACATACGTGAGCCGTTGCCGATGAAGCGATGTAAATCTGCGGGATGGGGCGACCGGCGCGCTCACACGGGGACGCTCGCCGGGGGTGACAGTCGCAGCGACGCCGTCGCACCGACGAGAGCAACGCCGTCGTACCGACGACACCGACGCCACCGCACCGACGAGGGAAACGCCGTCGCATCAACGACAACAACGCGCCGGCGACGCGGTTCAGCCGAAGGCAGTGATCAGAAGCACCCCGGAGACGACGACCGCGGCGGCGGCGAACAGCCCCCAGGTGACCCGCTCCAGTCGCTGCGGCATAACCAGCGCCGCGAGGACGACGACGAACAGCGTGTTGGTCACGACGATCGGGCTCACGACGTTCACCGGGGCGATCGAGAGCGCGACGTAGTAGCCGAGGAGAAACGCCGTGTTCAAGAGGCCCGCAAGCACGAACCACCGCGCGTTCGTCCCGCGGAGGACCGACCGCCCGGGGAGGTCGTCGTCCCACCAGAGGTACAGGCCGAACCCGAGGGCGGCGGCGACCGACTTCACGGCGAGGCCGACGAGCGGCGGCGTCCCCTCGTCGAAGCCGACGTTCGCGAAGATCGGTTCCCAGCCGACCGCGACCGCGGCACCGAAGGGGATGAGGATGCCGACGAGCAGTTCGCGCCGTGGGAGGTCCTCGGGGTTGTCGTTGCTCGTCAGCCACGCGATGACGGCGACGCCGCCGACGACGAGGAGGATCCCGACGCCGTGCACCGCCGACAGCGTCTCGTCGAGGAAGACGACCCCCAAGATGGTCGAGATGAGCGCCCACGAGGCGACGATCGGGGCCGTTCGGCTCGCGCCGATCTTTTCGATGCTGACGAAGTTCAGCGCCCGACCGATCAGCGTCCCCAGGATGCCGGCGACGGCGAAGGACGCCAGCGATACCCGCGTCAAACCGTACGTCGGATAGTATCGAATCGCCACGACCGGTAGCAGGACGACCACGTTGACGATCGAGACCACGAAGATGGCGTCCTCGGTCGTGCCGCTGTCGGTGCCTCGCCTGACGCAGAGGTTCGAAGACGCCGACGAGAGGGCGGCACCCAGCGCTAATCCGACAGCGAGCAGATGCGACGCCGCGACCATTGCCGAACACGTCTCGGCCAGGTATAAATACTCTTTCGTAACGCCGCCGGGTCAGTCCAGCGGCGACGAGCGGACATATATTGTTTTATTACCCCGCTGATCCGAATGCTCTCTTATGCAGCAACCACCGGATACCGACCCGCTCAATCCGCCGCAACGGACGCTGATGGGCCCCGGGCCGAGCGAAGTGCACCCGCGCGTGCTCCGAATTATGAGCGCGCCGCTCATCGGCCACCTCGACTCGGCGTTCATCGAGATTATGGACGAGGTCCAGGAACTCCTCCGCTACACGTTCCAGACGGAGAACCGCTGGACGATCCCGGTGAGCGGAACCGGATCGGCATCGATGGAGACCGCGTTCGGGAACCTCGTCGAACCGGGCGACACCGTCCTCGTGCCGACGAACGGGTACTTCGGCGGCCGGATGGAGTCGATGGCGGAGCGGGCGGGCGGCGACGTCGTCCACGTGGACGCGCCGTGGGGCGAACCGCTCGACCCCGACGACGTGGCCGCGGCGTTCGACGAACACGACCCCGACGTGTTCGGGTTCGTCCACGCGGAGACGAGCACCGGCGTCCTCCAGCCGCAGGTGCCGGAACTCACGAGCATCGCCCACGAGCACGACGCCTACGTCGTCGCCGACACCGTGACCTCGCTCGGCGGCGTCGAACTCCGCGTCGACGAGTGGGGCATCGACGTCGCCTACTCGGGCGGGCAGAAGTGCCTCTCCTGCCCGCCGGGCGCGAGTCCGCTCACGCTCAACGACCGGGCGATGGAGAAGGTGCTTGGCCGCGACACCGACGTCCGCTCGTGGTACCTCGACCTCTCGCTGCTCGAAGGCTACTGGGGCGAGGAGCGCTCGTATCACCACACGGCACCGATCACGAACGTCTACGCGTTGCGGGAGGCGCTCCAGTTGGTTGCCGAGGAGGGTCTCGAAGCGCGTTGGGAGCGCCACCGGGAGATGGCCACCGAACTCAAGGAAGGCCTCGAAGAGATGGGACTGGAGATGAACCCCGACGACGAGTTCTGGCTGCCGTCGCTAAACGCGGTGCGGGTGCCCGACGGCGTCGACGACGGAAAACTGCTCGCGGAACTGCAGGACGAACACGACCTCGAAATCGCGAGTGGTCTGGGCGACCTGGAGGGCGAGATCCTCCGGATCGGCTGTATGGGCTACTCGGCGCGGACGCCGAACATCCAGTTCGTGCTCTCCGCGCTCGAAGAGGCGCTGGCGAACCAGGGCTACGAGGCGTAGCTCGGTAGCGAAGCGAGACGACGAATTAAACCTCGGGAGGACAGAACGCGGGGGGACCGCGACGCGACTACGCCTGTTCGACCCGAACGTCCAGCACGGCCGGGTCACCGCGTTCGACCGCGTCGAGCCCCGCCCGGAGAGCGGATTCGAGGTCTTCGACCGACTCCACGACCGACGTGTGCGCGTCCACGACGTGTGCGGCGTGAGAGAGGTCCAGGATCGGGTCGAAGCGGCTCTCGGGGACGCTCGCCGCCGCGGCGCTCCCGTCGGGGTGCTGGTCGAGCGTCGAGGTCCGAACCGCGTTCCACCGCGAGTTGTTGTACACGACCGTCAGCGACGGCGCGTCGTGGGCGGCCGCCATCCACGCCGACGCCGTGGGGTTGCCGAAGACGTAGGAGCCGTCGCCGACGAGCGTGATCACGGTCTGTTCCGGCGCGGCCAGTTTGACGCCCGTCGCGGCGCCGGGTGCCCATCCGAGCCCGGAGCCGTACGGCGAGCGGTAGCTCCCGGGCCGTTCGAGGTCCAGATGTTCCAGGACCGTGCGCTTGCTCGTCGTCGTCTCGTTGAGCACGATCGTCGAGGCGTCGACGACCTCGTCGATCGCGTCCGTCAGCACCGCGGGCGTCAGCGCCCCGTCGTCGTACTGTGCGTCCAGCGAGTCGGCCCGCCCTCGCAGACGCGCGTCGTGTTCGCTCTGCCAGGGTTCCCGGTCGGGCTCGCCGCCCTCCGATTCGAGCCGGTCGGCGACGGCGGCGAGCGTCGCACCGGGGTCGGCCCGGACCGCGAGGTCGGTCTCGAAGTCCCAGAGCGGGTACTGGGGCTTCTCCGGATCGATGTCGAGGTGCACGATCGGAACGTCCGCGTCGACGGGGCGCTCCGACGGCGGTTCCCAGGGGACGTCGGCGTCGGCGAGGACGACGAGATCCGCGCGCTCCATCGCCGCTTTCGGGTCGAAACCGACGTGAAGCGCGTGCGTCCGGGGGAAGTTCAGCGCCGTCGGCCGCTGTTCGACGACGCCCGCCCCCGCGGCCTCGGCGAAGCGCCGGAGTCGGTCGACCGACTGGTCGGGGCGGTTCGCCCCGAGTTTGCTGGTGACGACGAGCGGCGCGGTGGCGTCGCGAACCATCGACGCCACTCGACCGACCGTCTCGGCGTCCGCGGCGATCGGTCTGGCGTCCGTGAGCGAACGGGATCCGGGCGTCGAGTCGACGGTCGTTTCGAGCGCCTCGCGGGTCGCCGCGAGATAAGTCGGTCCCCGCCGCGGCGTCGACGCGAGTTCCAGCGCCCGGGCGACGAACTCGTCGGGATCGGCGGGCGGGCGGTACTCGCCCGTCCACCGGCAGTACTGCTCGACGATCCCCTCCTGGTCGTAGACGTCCTGGATGTACTGGATGCCGCTGGAGCGCGCGCCCGGTTCGTCGCCGTGAGTGATCGGCGCCAAGCCCGCGAAGATGAGCACCGGAACGTCGCCGCGGTGGACGTTGTGGACCATCGCGCCGAGGTTCTGGGTCCCGACGTCGACGTGCACGAACACCGCCTGGGGTCGACCGGTCACCGCCGCGTAGCCGTCCGCCGCGCTCAGCGCCCCCGACTCGTGTGGGCAGGTCACGAACGCCGGAATCGCGTCCGGGTCCTCCTCGCGGAGTCGCGCCGCCGCCTCCAGGAGCGGCGTGTGATCGGTCCCGAAGTTGCCGAAGACGTACTCGACGCCGTACTCGCGCAGCGATCGGAGCATCACTTCGGCCGCGGTCGGTGCTGTCCCGTCCGTATCGTCCGCTCCTGGGTCGCCCATCTCGTGGGTCAGTTCAGGGCCGGAGTATAAATGAATTCGCTCCGGAACGGGACGAGACGGAACGGACGCGTTTCGCGCCGGGCGGTTCGGCACCGGGGACGATCGACCCGTCTGACCGGTCGGGCCGCTCGGACCGGCACCCGCTCACTGGTCGAATCGCCGCACGTCCGCTCGGACCGCGTCGTACGCCTCCCGGAGGCGGTCCGCCTCCGACACGTCGAGGTCCCACTCGATCGTCCGGTCGATCCCGCCGTCGGCCAGCGTCACGGGGACGCTCAGCGCGGCGTCGGTGAACCCGTACTCGCCGTCCAGCGGCACGGAGAGACAGAGCGGATCGGTGGGAGTCGACGCGGAGACCCCGCGGAGAACCCGGAGGAGTCCCGCAGCCGACACCCAGCGCGAGGAGTCCCCGATTCCGCGTTTCTCGGCGATTTCGAACGGGACCTCCAGGATTTCGTCGACGATTTCGCGCCGTTCCGCACGCGTGAAGGACGCCGGTGTTCCGTCGACCGTCGCCCGGGAGAACACCGGCACGACGCGCTCGCCGTGTTCGCCCATCGTCGGACACGAGACCCGCGTCGGGTGGACGTCGCGTCGGCGGGCGATGGCGTCCGCGACGCGGGCGGTCTCGGCCAGCGAGAACCCCAACACCGTCGAGCGGGGCCAGCCGAGCCGGTTCCAGAGTCGGTAGACGATGCGGTCGACGGGATTGGTCACGACGACCGTCGGCACCGGCTCCAGCGCGTCGAGGGCGTCCGCGATGTCGTCGATGAGCGGGAGGTTGGCGTCCAGTTCGCGGGCCCGGGCGCCGCGTGCGCCCCGCTGGGTGTCGTCATCGCTCGGCGGAACCCGGGCGGTGATAACGATAGCGTCGAGATCGAAGTCGCCGATCTCGTCGGTCGGGGCGTACCTCACCTCGCCGATCTCGTCGGTCTCCGACAGCGGGGGGTCGGCCAGATGATAGCTCGCGTGTGTCAGATCCGTCGCGTGGCCCCACGCGGCGTCCAACGCCTCTTCGAACAGCATGACCGAGTGACGCGGGTCGTCACAGACGAGGCTGTACGCAAGCGTCGACCCGATCGTGCTCGCGCCGCCGATAATTCCGACGTGCATACCACGACCGTCTCCGCTCGACGATATATTTTTGTAGGGTTTTCAGCGACCGATACCGGCGGCGGCTCGTTCGGATGAAACGAGGTGTCCCGGACTCGTCCGAGTGAAACGAGCGACCCCCACAGTACCGCCCAAGTGAAACGGACGGCGTTCTCTCAGCGCCGTCCAAATGAAACGGACGAGGCTGCCCCCAAAACCGACCGAACGGAACGGACAGCCAGGTCCCGGGATCGTCCGGGTGAAACAACCGTTTCTCGGGATGGTCGATGTGAAACGAGCGCCGCCGTCTCAGACCCGGAAGCGGCCGAAATCGAGGTCAGGGAGAGAGCCGCGCGACTCCTTCACACGGGACCGACCGACAAGGTAATATACGAAAGTGTTCAACCGGAGAAGTACCTATGCGAATGGGAAGATTCGTTATCGATACACACGTTCACGGCCAGCGGGTCGCCGTGAACTTCCAGGACAGGGACGAACGACCGGACTACGCCACGCTCAGTAAACTGATGTGGCAGGCCGAGGACGCCGACCTCGCGGACGATGACGACGAGATCGTCACCTATCGTAACACGGACCGGCTTCTGTACGACATGGATCTGTACGGCGTCGATATGGTCTGTCTCCAGCCCGGCTTCGGGTTCAGCGACCGCCTCCACGGGAAGATGGTCGAGGAGCATCCCGACAAGTTCGTCGCGTTCGCTCACCCGTACGAAACGAACCGCAAGGCGGTCGCCGGCGAGGAGGAGTGGGACATCGATCGGGCCTGTGAGGAACTCGACGAGCGACTCAGTCAGGACGGGTTCGTCGGCATCGGCGAGATGCTCCCGTTCGACCCGACGATCACCGAGCGGGCCGAGCGGATGCCGTGGGACGAGCGACACGACCAGCTCCGGAAGATCTACGACGTGGCCGCGAAACACGACGTCCCCGTGCGGTGGCACCCCGGTTCCGTGAACGGCGGTTACGAGCGGGACCCGGGCACGCTCCTGCCCGACCGCCGGAGCATCAAGTACGCCGTCGACCTCCACCTCGAGTACCCCGAAGTGCCGATCATCATCGACCACGGCGGCGTCCAGGGCAACTGGCGGAAGAACGTCGAGGAGTCCTGCAACGTGGCGGCGACGTACGACAACGTCTACATCGAGATCGGCAACTACTGGTCGGACCTGATCAAGCGCCCGATGAACGACCCGAACATCGGCCCCGAACAGCTGATCTGGGGGACCGACTGGGGCGCGTCCTGGATCGCGGCGAACAACCCGGCGAACCGGTCGACCGGCGAGTACGACTACCCGCCGCAACGGTGGACGCAGATCAAGAGCCGCGGCCTGCAGGCTCACCAGGCCGACGCGTGGGGCACTTCGATGCGGCAGATCGACAAGTACGCCCGCGAGGTCGACCTGCCCGCCGACGACCTCAACCTCATGATGGGCGGCAACGTCTGTCGACTGCTCGACATCGAGCCGC encodes:
- a CDS encoding IclR family transcriptional regulator encodes the protein MTAPANHPIKSLEKTVEIIDVLKRRRSAHLREVAEELDLNKSTVHNHLSTLREHEYVVKDGEEYRLSLQFLHIGGVIRNEIDLYEAAKPKLDRLAEDTGELVTLATNERGLGTVLYRAKGEDAVEIDTHVGSQLSLHNSALGKAILGHLPRSRVEEIVAERGLPATTDNTITDEDVLYDELDDIAERGWAFDDEENWRGLRCVGAPILTDDGVVKGAISLSVPKSQLATAEDRQQYVDAIKNTANLIELRITYS
- a CDS encoding FAD-binding and (Fe-S)-binding domain-containing protein; the protein is MSQKTVPKTDGAAAPPSPRDEGAEYAALAADLRAAVDGAVRFDEYAQVLYATDGSIYQARPAGVVEPKHVDDVRAAVATAADHDVPVIARGTGSSLGGQAVGPGCLVVDVSTHMDDILDVRPEEQRAVVQPGVVQDHLDARLAEDGLKFAPDPASSNRATVGGGIGNNSTGAHSVRYGITDAYTERLTVVLADGSLIETREVVLDGPEWKELLARDTREAELHRTVRRMVEENDAEIDARYPDLKRNVSGYNLDKVIYENDAGDEVINLSKLFVGAESTLGVVVEAELSLVTKPEETALALYCFDDLIDALEAVPRALEHDVSAVELMDAEVFRLARESEQYARYEEPIPEGTAAALMIEFDSELVDDFGAAIAEVTDRFVDGGDAFDVIEAYTDESQADLWKLRKAAIPLLMSLEGDPKPYPFIEDATVPPAELAEYTQKFMDILDDHGTSAAYFAHAGSGTLHIRPILSLKEDEGVQTMRSITDDVTDIVVEHHGAFSGEHGDGLARTEFNPKMYGEQLWTAFQELKTAFDPDWRMNPGKVVYRDDDPTDMREHLRYGAAYSSIEPQTKLDFSEEGGFSHLVELCNGCGTCRQQDTDVMCPTYRATDDELATTRGRANMLRAAISGEIPEERLRSADFQEDVLDLCVGCKGCKSDCPTGVDMAKLKAELKHQYHEEEGSGLRSKLFGNIDAASKWGSRLAPLSNWAMELPGSDVVMERVFGIAPERSLPPFAEESLVEWFRRRDSAVSAAEADRKVLLFPDTYTNYSYPEPGKAAVRVLEAAGVHVHVPDDLAPSGRAAYSVGLLDRAADRARTNVDAFTDYLDDGWEVVAVEPSDAVVFQDEYTDLLATDAAERVAGHSYGVCEYLDVHRLVEELPVREGLEADALAYHGHCHQHAAGKDHHAVGVLRRAGYDVDPLDSGCCGMAGSFGYEAEHYDVSTSIAELLFEKIRASEATQVVAPGGSCRSQIGDSALVSEHPPHPVELLVRALDIDSR
- a CDS encoding DMT family transporter; its protein translation is MVAASHLLAVGLALGAALSSASSNLCVRRGTDSGTTEDAIFVVSIVNVVVLLPVVAIRYYPTYGLTRVSLASFAVAGILGTLIGRALNFVSIEKIGASRTAPIVASWALISTILGVVFLDETLSAVHGVGILLVVGGVAVIAWLTSNDNPEDLPRRELLVGILIPFGAAVAVGWEPIFANVGFDEGTPPLVGLAVKSVAAALGFGLYLWWDDDLPGRSVLRGTNARWFVLAGLLNTAFLLGYYVALSIAPVNVVSPIVVTNTLFVVVLAALVMPQRLERVTWGLFAAAAVVVSGVLLITAFG
- a CDS encoding pyridoxal-phosphate-dependent aminotransferase family protein → MQQPPDTDPLNPPQRTLMGPGPSEVHPRVLRIMSAPLIGHLDSAFIEIMDEVQELLRYTFQTENRWTIPVSGTGSASMETAFGNLVEPGDTVLVPTNGYFGGRMESMAERAGGDVVHVDAPWGEPLDPDDVAAAFDEHDPDVFGFVHAETSTGVLQPQVPELTSIAHEHDAYVVADTVTSLGGVELRVDEWGIDVAYSGGQKCLSCPPGASPLTLNDRAMEKVLGRDTDVRSWYLDLSLLEGYWGEERSYHHTAPITNVYALREALQLVAEEGLEARWERHREMATELKEGLEEMGLEMNPDDEFWLPSLNAVRVPDGVDDGKLLAELQDEHDLEIASGLGDLEGEILRIGCMGYSARTPNIQFVLSALEEALANQGYEA
- a CDS encoding thiamine pyrophosphate-requiring protein; its protein translation is MGDPGADDTDGTAPTAAEVMLRSLREYGVEYVFGNFGTDHTPLLEAAARLREEDPDAIPAFVTCPHESGALSAADGYAAVTGRPQAVFVHVDVGTQNLGAMVHNVHRGDVPVLIFAGLAPITHGDEPGARSSGIQYIQDVYDQEGIVEQYCRWTGEYRPPADPDEFVARALELASTPRRGPTYLAATREALETTVDSTPGSRSLTDARPIAADAETVGRVASMVRDATAPLVVTSKLGANRPDQSVDRLRRFAEAAGAGVVEQRPTALNFPRTHALHVGFDPKAAMERADLVVLADADVPWEPPSERPVDADVPIVHLDIDPEKPQYPLWDFETDLAVRADPGATLAAVADRLESEGGEPDREPWQSEHDARLRGRADSLDAQYDDGALTPAVLTDAIDEVVDASTIVLNETTTSKRTVLEHLDLERPGSYRSPYGSGLGWAPGAATGVKLAAPEQTVITLVGDGSYVFGNPTASAWMAAAHDAPSLTVVYNNSRWNAVRTSTLDQHPDGSAAAASVPESRFDPILDLSHAAHVVDAHTSVVESVEDLESALRAGLDAVERGDPAVLDVRVEQA
- a CDS encoding lactate/malate family dehydrogenase, coding for MHVGIIGGASTIGSTLAYSLVCDDPRHSVMLFEEALDAAWGHATDLTHASYHLADPPLSETDEIGEVRYAPTDEIGDFDLDAIVITARVPPSDDDTQRGARGARARELDANLPLIDDIADALDALEPVPTVVVTNPVDRIVYRLWNRLGWPRSTVLGFSLAETARVADAIARRRDVHPTRVSCPTMGEHGERVVPVFSRATVDGTPASFTRAERREIVDEILEVPFEIAEKRGIGDSSRWVSAAGLLRVLRGVSASTPTDPLCLSVPLDGEYGFTDAALSVPVTLADGGIDRTIEWDLDVSEADRLREAYDAVRADVRRFDQ
- a CDS encoding amidohydrolase family protein translates to MRMGRFVIDTHVHGQRVAVNFQDRDERPDYATLSKLMWQAEDADLADDDDEIVTYRNTDRLLYDMDLYGVDMVCLQPGFGFSDRLHGKMVEEHPDKFVAFAHPYETNRKAVAGEEEWDIDRACEELDERLSQDGFVGIGEMLPFDPTITERAERMPWDERHDQLRKIYDVAAKHDVPVRWHPGSVNGGYERDPGTLLPDRRSIKYAVDLHLEYPEVPIIIDHGGVQGNWRKNVEESCNVAATYDNVYIEIGNYWSDLIKRPMNDPNIGPEQLIWGTDWGASWIAANNPANRSTGEYDYPPQRWTQIKSRGLQAHQADAWGTSMRQIDKYAREVDLPADDLNLMMGGNVCRLLDIEPPHKRLFPEYI